One window of Puntigrus tetrazona isolate hp1 chromosome 14, ASM1883169v1, whole genome shotgun sequence genomic DNA carries:
- the LOC122357530 gene encoding mediator of RNA polymerase II transcription subunit 12-like, with amino-acid sequence MMAAFGILSYEHRPLKRPRLGPPDVYPQDPKQKEDELTALNVKQGFNNQPAVSGDEHGSAKNVNFNPSKISSNFSSIIAEKLRCNTFPDTGKRKPQVNQKDNFWLVTARSQSSINNWFTDLAGTKPLTQLAKKVPIFSKKEEVFGYLAGILRAVMRSAWMIKMTCAYHAAITETKVKKRHVIDPCIEWTQIITKYLWEQLQKVAEFYRQSPSQGCGSPLPAPPAEVETAMKQWEYNEKLAMFMFQDGMLDRHEFLTWVLECFEKIRPGEDELLRFLLPLLLQYSGEFVQSAYLSRRLAYFCTRRLNLLLSDGSLGPGPGGHPAHSISAQQGNALPPTPTSQPAGGNQPQTPFTDFYICPQHRPVVFGLSCMLQSIVLCCPSAWSGTTL; translated from the exons ATGATGGCTGCCTTCGGCATTCTGAGCTACGAACACAGGCCTCTTAAACGGCCCAGACTCGGTCCTCCGGACGTCTACCCGCAGGACCCGAAGCAAAAGGAG GATGAGTTGACGGCGTTGAACGTCAAGCAAGGATTTAACAACCAGCCGGCAGTTTCAGGCGATGAGCATGGCAGtgctaaaaatgtcaatttcaaCCCTTCAAAG ATCAGCTCAAACTTCAGCAGCATCATCGCGGAGAAGTTGCGCTGCAACACGTTTCCAGACACCGGCAAGAGGAAGCCGCAGGTCAATCAGAAGGACAACTTCTGGCTCGTCACGGCCCGCTCGCAGAGCTCCATCAACAACTGGTTCACGGACTTGGCCGGGACCAAACCCTTAACCCAGCTCGCCAAAAAG GTTCCTATCTTCAGCAAGAAAGAGGAAGTGTTCGGCTACCTGGCTGGCATACTCCGTGCGGTGATGCGATCCGCTTGGATGATTAAAATGACATGTGCGTATCACGCCGCCATAACCGAAACCAAGGTGAAGAAGAGGCACGTCATTGACCCCTGCATAG AATGGACTCAGATAATTACGAAGTACCTGTGGGAGCAGCTGCAGAAGGTGGCAGAGTTTTACAGACAGTCTCCCAGCCAGGGCTGTGGCTCTCCTCTGCCTGCTCCTCCTGCTGAGGTGGAAACTGCCATGAAACAGTGGGAGTACAACGAGAAGCTGGCCATGTTCATGTTTCAG GACGGCATGTTAGACAGACACGAGTTCCTCACCTGGGTGCTGGAGTGCTTCGAGAAGATCAGACCCGGAGAGGACGAGCTTCTGAGGTTCCTGCTGCCGCTCCTGTTACAG tactcGGGAGAGTTTGTGCAGTCGGCCTACTTATCTAGACGGCTGGCGTATTTCTGCACACGCCGACTCAATTTGCTGCTGAGCGATGGCAGTCTCGGACCGGGCCCAGGCGGACACCCGGCCCACAGCATTTCAGCACAGCAAGGAAACGCTCTCCCTCCGACCCCGACCTCCCAGCCTGCAGGGGGCAACCAGCCCCAAACCCCCTTCACAGACTTCTACATCTGCCCTCAGCACAGGCCTGTGGTGTTCGGACTCAGCTGCATGCTGCAG AGTATTGTGTTGTGTTGTCCCAGCGCCTGGTCTGGCACTACTCTCTGA